The following are from one region of the Rhizobacter sp. AJA081-3 genome:
- a CDS encoding ATP-binding protein: MRRWPEALACWAPRSLRARLLWCIASAVVMLLVLTDWLAGPLQRSFGAGVSLLLGAAAILVLADWAVARLIEPVREMARVIEQQGVEDPGGPLPERGPLEARAMAQAFNRQRERIADLLDDQKRMLAAISHDLRTPATRLRLRVEFVREDADLQRLMLRDLDEMDAMLTEAMTFLADDVRGEPRKLVDLSALLQAVCDDYADVGQPVAFAEPPPLRFRSVPTLFAAAGQELSFASERRVRLQCRPNALRRAVNNLIDNALKYGFRADVQLDADAKHVRIGVLDRGPGIPLAEIDKVLLPFYRIESSRQRSTGGMGLGLAIVKTVADAHRGRIELCNRAEGGLLATLELPREV, translated from the coding sequence ATGCGGCGCTGGCCGGAGGCTCTTGCGTGCTGGGCGCCCCGCAGCCTGAGGGCGCGGCTGCTGTGGTGCATCGCCAGCGCCGTGGTGATGCTGCTGGTACTGACCGACTGGCTCGCCGGGCCGCTGCAGCGCAGCTTCGGTGCCGGCGTGTCGCTGTTGCTTGGCGCTGCAGCCATTCTCGTGCTCGCCGACTGGGCCGTCGCCCGCCTGATCGAGCCGGTTCGGGAGATGGCCCGCGTGATCGAGCAACAGGGCGTCGAAGACCCCGGCGGCCCGCTGCCCGAACGCGGCCCGCTGGAAGCGCGCGCGATGGCGCAGGCCTTCAACCGCCAGCGCGAGCGCATCGCCGACCTGCTGGATGATCAGAAGCGCATGCTGGCCGCGATCTCGCACGACTTGCGCACTCCCGCCACACGCCTGCGTCTGCGCGTCGAGTTCGTGCGCGAGGATGCCGATCTGCAACGGTTGATGCTGCGCGACCTGGACGAAATGGATGCGATGCTGACCGAGGCGATGACCTTCCTGGCCGACGACGTGCGCGGGGAGCCGCGCAAGCTGGTCGACCTGAGCGCGCTGCTGCAGGCCGTGTGCGACGACTATGCCGATGTCGGGCAGCCGGTCGCCTTCGCCGAACCGCCCCCGCTGCGTTTTCGCAGCGTGCCCACGCTGTTCGCCGCCGCCGGCCAGGAGCTGAGCTTCGCCAGCGAGCGCCGGGTGCGCCTGCAGTGCCGGCCGAACGCGCTGCGCCGTGCCGTCAACAACCTGATCGACAACGCGCTGAAGTACGGGTTCCGCGCCGATGTGCAACTGGACGCGGACGCGAAGCACGTGCGCATCGGCGTGCTCGACCGCGGCCCCGGCATCCCCTTGGCGGAGATCGACAAGGTGCTGCTGCCCTTCTACCGCATCGAGTCGTCGCGCCAACGCAGTACCGGCGGCATGGGCCTGGGGCTGGCGATCGTCAAGACGGTGGCCGACGCGCACCGAGGACGCATCGAGTTGTGCAACCGCGCCGAGGGCGGCCTGCTCGCCACGCTGGAGCTGCCGCGCGAAGTCTGA
- a CDS encoding non-heme iron oxygenase ferredoxin subunit, with product MSTTNWVDALSADELPVDDVAGLVVAGRDIAIYTVGDAVYATDNICTHGHARLCDGFLDGHEIECPLHQGKFDVRDGKPTCAPVTEALRSYPVKLEGGRVFLRFE from the coding sequence ATGAGCACGACGAACTGGGTCGACGCACTGTCGGCCGACGAACTTCCCGTCGACGATGTCGCGGGCCTCGTCGTCGCCGGGCGCGACATCGCGATCTACACCGTCGGCGATGCGGTCTACGCGACCGACAACATCTGCACCCATGGCCATGCGCGGCTGTGCGACGGCTTCCTGGACGGCCATGAGATCGAATGCCCCTTGCACCAGGGCAAGTTCGACGTGCGTGACGGCAAGCCGACCTGCGCACCGGTCACCGAGGCGCTGCGCAGCTACCCGGTGAAGCTCGAGGGCGGCAGGGTGTTCCTGCGCTTCGAATGA
- a CDS encoding response regulator, whose translation MDRIPRILIVDDDVEIRRLTKTLLQDYGFLVTVAGNGREMAAALNEWHVDLIVLDVLMPGQDGFALCRELRHRSEMPIILLTALREESDRIVGLELGADDYLVKPFNPRELVARIRTILRRARARPIERPQETRFVYGFAGWQLDAGARDLQSPDGTLVTLSAREFSLLLAFLSHPRCALSRDRLADTVRGQDCSPFDRSIDILVSRLRRKLEDSRKEPTLIKTIRGEGYQFCAEVTRRPADAAADTLAL comes from the coding sequence ATGGACCGCATCCCACGCATCCTGATCGTCGACGACGACGTCGAGATCCGGCGCCTGACCAAGACGCTGTTGCAGGACTACGGCTTTCTCGTCACGGTTGCCGGCAACGGGCGCGAGATGGCCGCGGCGCTCAACGAGTGGCACGTCGACCTGATCGTGCTCGACGTGCTGATGCCCGGCCAGGACGGCTTCGCGCTGTGCCGCGAACTGCGTCATCGCAGCGAGATGCCGATCATCCTGCTGACCGCGCTGCGCGAGGAGTCGGATCGCATCGTCGGGCTGGAACTGGGCGCAGACGACTACCTGGTCAAACCCTTCAATCCGCGCGAACTGGTGGCGCGCATCCGTACCATCCTGCGCCGCGCCCGGGCGCGGCCGATCGAGCGGCCGCAGGAGACGCGCTTCGTCTATGGCTTCGCGGGATGGCAGTTGGATGCGGGGGCGCGCGACCTTCAGTCGCCGGACGGCACGCTGGTCACGCTGTCGGCGCGCGAGTTCTCGCTGCTGCTCGCCTTCCTCAGCCACCCTCGCTGCGCGCTGAGCCGCGACCGCCTCGCCGACACCGTGCGCGGCCAGGACTGCTCGCCTTTCGATCGCAGCATCGACATCCTGGTGTCGCGACTGCGCCGCAAGCTCGAGGACAGCCGCAAGGAGCCGACGCTGATCAAGACCATCCGCGGCGAGGGCTACCAGTTCTGCGCCGAGGTGACCCGCCGCCCGGCCGACGCGGCGGCGGACACACTCGCCCTTTGA
- a CDS encoding NAD(P)-dependent oxidoreductase: MTRSAQPLILVTGATGKVGRSFIARLLAEPSLAHWRVRALCHQRALPPHPRIESARGAIQDRQAVQQVLQDVTHVLHLATSKETPEDVMDVAVKGLFWLLEGCRASPSFHQFILIGGDAAVGHFHYPHPVPVVETQPHSAYPGCYALSKVIEEVMLQQYFIQYGLNGCCLRAPWILEKDDLRFHLSFGADVFGSPRWCDRVGAEAAAAYAACGAIPVLLDPQGEGVLRNFVHVDDLVSAILAAIDHPRARQQVMNVCMDEPIDYVRLGEYLVRTRSSTLVPLRDRYHSTWLDNSKAKFLLGWRPHYDMERLVESAWGYRRADDEPRRVWYPG, from the coding sequence ATGACCCGTTCTGCCCAGCCACTCATCCTCGTCACCGGCGCGACAGGCAAGGTGGGCCGCAGCTTCATCGCGCGGCTGTTGGCCGAGCCGTCGCTCGCGCATTGGCGCGTGCGTGCGCTGTGCCACCAGCGCGCCTTGCCGCCGCATCCACGCATCGAGTCGGCCCGCGGCGCCATCCAGGACAGGCAGGCCGTGCAGCAGGTGCTGCAGGACGTGACTCACGTGCTGCACCTGGCCACCAGCAAGGAGACGCCGGAGGATGTGATGGACGTGGCGGTCAAGGGCCTGTTCTGGTTGCTCGAAGGCTGCAGGGCGAGCCCGAGCTTCCACCAGTTCATCCTGATCGGTGGCGATGCCGCGGTCGGCCACTTCCACTACCCGCACCCGGTGCCGGTGGTCGAGACTCAGCCGCACAGCGCCTATCCGGGGTGCTACGCGCTCTCGAAAGTCATCGAGGAGGTGATGCTGCAGCAGTACTTCATTCAGTACGGCCTCAATGGCTGCTGCCTGCGCGCGCCGTGGATCCTGGAGAAGGACGACCTGCGGTTCCATCTGAGTTTTGGCGCGGACGTGTTCGGCTCGCCGCGCTGGTGCGACCGGGTCGGCGCCGAGGCGGCCGCGGCCTATGCTGCGTGTGGCGCGATTCCGGTGCTGCTCGACCCGCAGGGCGAAGGCGTGCTGCGCAACTTCGTTCACGTCGACGACCTGGTGAGCGCCATCCTCGCCGCGATCGACCATCCGCGTGCCAGGCAGCAGGTCATGAACGTCTGCATGGACGAACCGATCGACTACGTTCGCCTGGGCGAGTACCTGGTGCGCACGCGCAGCAGCACGCTGGTGCCCCTGCGCGACCGCTATCACTCCACGTGGCTGGACAACAGCAAGGCGAAGTTCCTGCTGGGATGGCGCCCGCACTACGACATGGAGCGGCTGGTGGAGTCGGCCTGGGGCTACCGGCGTGCCGATGACGAGCCGCGTCGGGTCTGGTATCCGGGGTAG
- a CDS encoding ABC transporter ATP-binding protein, with the protein MASLELIDVSKSYGRAEAVRKVSLRVGDGEFLVLVGPSGCGKSTLLNLIAGLEHTSSGEIRIDARRVNEVHPKDRDIAMVFQSYALYPNMTVERNITFGLRARGVPREVREQALRKVAAILQIEPLLERKPAQLSGGQRQRVAMGRAMVRDPSIFLFDEPLSNLDAKLRLEMRTEIKRLHQRLGTSAVYVTHDQIEAMTLATRIAVMRDGVLQQCADPRTVFESPANMFVADFMGSPPMNFAPATLVQQDGGLGVHLPRLGQPALYVPLPQAPQRYADWLGRDVVFGVRPEHLTAPRPGAAATAERAVLDCRIDVVEPTGTDTMVFFTLGAVDMVARIDAHTSVRPGDVLRLEVDAARTSLFDPRTGQRI; encoded by the coding sequence GTGGCGTCGCTCGAGCTCATCGATGTGTCCAAGAGCTATGGCCGCGCGGAGGCGGTGCGCAAGGTGTCGCTGCGCGTCGGCGACGGCGAGTTCCTGGTGCTGGTCGGCCCCTCGGGCTGCGGCAAGAGCACGCTGCTGAATCTGATCGCCGGACTGGAGCACACCAGCAGCGGCGAGATCCGCATCGACGCACGGCGCGTCAACGAGGTGCACCCGAAGGACCGCGACATCGCGATGGTGTTCCAGTCGTATGCGCTCTATCCGAACATGACGGTCGAGCGCAACATCACTTTCGGGCTGCGCGCGCGCGGCGTGCCGCGCGAGGTGCGCGAGCAGGCGCTGCGCAAGGTGGCGGCGATCCTGCAGATCGAGCCGCTGCTCGAGCGCAAGCCCGCCCAGCTCTCCGGCGGCCAGCGGCAGCGTGTCGCGATGGGGCGGGCCATGGTGCGCGACCCGTCGATCTTCCTGTTCGACGAACCGCTGTCGAACCTTGACGCCAAGCTGCGCCTGGAGATGCGCACCGAGATCAAGCGACTGCACCAGCGCCTGGGAACCTCGGCCGTCTACGTGACGCACGACCAGATCGAGGCGATGACCCTGGCCACGCGCATCGCGGTGATGCGCGACGGCGTGCTCCAGCAATGTGCCGACCCGCGCACCGTGTTCGAGTCGCCGGCCAACATGTTCGTGGCCGACTTCATGGGCTCGCCGCCGATGAACTTCGCGCCCGCCACGCTGGTGCAGCAGGACGGCGGGCTCGGCGTCCACCTGCCGCGGCTGGGCCAGCCGGCGCTGTACGTGCCGCTGCCGCAGGCGCCGCAGCGTTATGCCGACTGGCTGGGGCGCGACGTGGTGTTCGGCGTGCGGCCGGAGCATCTGACTGCGCCACGCCCTGGCGCCGCCGCCACGGCAGAGCGCGCCGTGCTGGACTGCCGCATCGACGTGGTCGAGCCGACCGGCACCGACACGATGGTGTTCTTCACGCTGGGCGCCGTCGACATGGTGGCCCGCATCGACGCACACACCTCGGTGCGACCGGGCGACGTCCTGCGCCTGGAGGTCGACGCGGCGCGCACCAGCCTGTTCGATCCGCGCACCGGCCAGCGCATCTGA
- a CDS encoding ABC transporter substrate-binding protein — protein sequence MHHIRLSITCLALATGALSALPALAGPPTVEVLHFMTSGGQAKGMKSLKDDLEAQGGKWVDTPVGGGNSEDALAKLRTRVMGGDAPSSVQLKGPLIQEWGALGVLQPIDDVATAGRWEQALPKLVSDTMKYKGQWVAAPVNIHRLDWMYANPAVLSKVGIRMPATWEEFDAAADKLKAAGITPLAHGGQAWQDASLFEIVVASVGGPAFHRKALVELDNAALTGPTMKQVFDRMRKLRGYVDANFSGRDWNVATNMIINGQAGFQLMGDWVKGDMSAAGKLPGRDYVCANPPGHGGGSFLFIVDSFAMFKSKNPDVLAGQKLFGKLMMEPRFQENFNLAKGSIPVRNDMKLDKFDACALAARDQMDKSIKGGGFNPSAIHDMAVASAVRGAMTDVATKHFNSSISSDEAVQLLARSIKQARE from the coding sequence GTGCACCACATCCGACTCAGCATCACCTGCCTGGCGCTGGCCACCGGGGCGTTGAGCGCCCTGCCCGCCCTGGCCGGGCCGCCCACCGTGGAGGTGCTCCACTTCATGACCTCGGGCGGGCAGGCCAAGGGCATGAAGTCGCTCAAGGACGACCTCGAGGCCCAGGGGGGCAAGTGGGTCGATACGCCAGTGGGTGGCGGCAACAGCGAGGACGCACTCGCCAAGCTGCGCACGCGCGTGATGGGCGGCGACGCACCCTCGTCGGTGCAGCTCAAGGGGCCGCTTATCCAGGAGTGGGGTGCGCTCGGCGTGCTGCAGCCGATCGACGACGTCGCCACCGCCGGCCGCTGGGAGCAGGCGCTGCCGAAGCTGGTCTCCGACACCATGAAGTACAAGGGCCAGTGGGTTGCCGCGCCGGTGAACATCCACCGCCTCGACTGGATGTACGCCAACCCGGCGGTGCTGAGCAAGGTCGGCATCAGGATGCCGGCGACGTGGGAGGAGTTCGACGCCGCGGCCGACAAGCTCAAGGCCGCCGGCATCACGCCGCTGGCCCATGGCGGGCAGGCCTGGCAGGACGCCTCGCTGTTCGAGATCGTCGTGGCCAGCGTCGGTGGGCCCGCGTTCCACCGCAAGGCGCTGGTCGAACTCGACAACGCCGCGCTCACCGGCCCGACGATGAAGCAGGTGTTCGACCGCATGCGCAAGCTGCGCGGCTACGTCGATGCGAACTTCTCCGGTCGCGACTGGAACGTCGCGACCAACATGATCATCAACGGCCAGGCCGGCTTCCAGCTGATGGGCGACTGGGTCAAGGGCGACATGAGCGCCGCCGGCAAGCTGCCCGGCCGCGACTACGTCTGCGCCAACCCGCCCGGCCACGGCGGCGGCAGTTTCCTGTTCATCGTCGACAGCTTCGCGATGTTCAAGTCGAAGAACCCCGACGTGCTGGCCGGCCAGAAGCTGTTCGGCAAGCTGATGATGGAGCCGCGGTTCCAGGAGAACTTCAACCTGGCCAAGGGCTCGATCCCGGTGCGCAACGACATGAAGCTCGACAAGTTCGACGCCTGCGCCCTGGCCGCACGCGACCAGATGGACAAGTCGATCAAGGGCGGCGGCTTCAATCCCTCGGCGATCCACGACATGGCGGTGGCCAGCGCGGTGCGCGGCGCGATGACCGACGTGGCGACCAAGCACTTCAACTCGTCGATCTCGTCGGACGAGGCGGTGCAGCTGCTCGCCAGGTCCATCAAGCAGGCGCGCGAGTGA
- a CDS encoding carbohydrate ABC transporter permease, protein MRAALGRHLSALILAPTAAATLVFVYGFIAWTAYMSFTGSRMMPVYELIGFDAYTRLWEMERWNVSIVNLLIFGSLFVGLGLVTGLMLAILLDQRIRAEGLLRTVYLYPMALSFIVTGTVWKWLLNPGIGLERGMHQLGWESFRFGWIVDPDLAIYTIVIAGVWQSSGLVLAIFLAALRGVDQDVVKAAFMDGASTLQIYWGIVLPSIRPAFFSAVIVLTHLAVKSFDLVVAMTNGGPGYATDLPAIFMYSMSFQRNNIAVGSATAMMMLCTVMAIIVPYLYSELRPARSAHG, encoded by the coding sequence ATCCGAGCGGCCCTCGGCCGGCACCTGTCGGCGCTGATCCTGGCGCCCACGGCTGCGGCCACGCTGGTGTTCGTCTACGGCTTCATCGCCTGGACGGCCTACATGTCGTTCACCGGCTCGCGAATGATGCCGGTGTACGAACTGATCGGCTTCGACGCGTACACGCGGCTGTGGGAGATGGAGCGCTGGAACGTCTCCATCGTCAACCTGCTGATCTTCGGCAGCCTGTTCGTCGGGCTCGGCCTGGTCACCGGGCTGATGCTGGCCATCCTGCTCGACCAGCGCATCCGTGCCGAAGGCCTGCTGCGGACGGTCTACCTGTACCCGATGGCGCTGAGCTTCATCGTCACCGGCACGGTGTGGAAGTGGCTGCTCAACCCCGGCATCGGGCTGGAGCGTGGCATGCACCAGCTCGGCTGGGAGAGCTTCCGCTTCGGCTGGATCGTCGACCCGGACCTGGCCATCTACACCATCGTCATCGCCGGCGTGTGGCAGAGCTCGGGCCTGGTGCTGGCGATCTTCCTGGCCGCGCTGCGCGGCGTCGACCAGGACGTGGTCAAGGCCGCGTTCATGGACGGCGCCAGTACGCTGCAGATCTACTGGGGCATCGTGCTGCCGTCGATCCGGCCGGCGTTCTTCTCGGCCGTGATCGTGCTCACCCACCTGGCCGTGAAGAGCTTCGACCTCGTCGTCGCGATGACCAACGGCGGCCCCGGCTACGCCACCGACCTGCCGGCGATCTTCATGTACTCGATGAGCTTCCAGCGCAACAACATCGCGGTCGGCTCGGCCACCGCGATGATGATGCTGTGCACGGTGATGGCGATCATCGTGCCCTACCTGTACTCCGAGCTGCGCCCGGCCAGGAGCGCCCATGGCTGA
- a CDS encoding ATP-binding cassette domain-containing protein, whose protein sequence is MAILELNKVSKHFGAIHALNDVSLSLHAGEVVGLMGDNGAGKSTLVKIIAGNFPPSAGTMAMLGRPVHFHKPAEARAQGVEIVYQDLALCDNLSAAENVFLGREPMRGFGPVRWLDYRTMFERAGELFAELKSETRPRDLVRRMSGGQRQAVAIARTRLSDPKIVLMDEPTAAISVRQVAEVLALIRRLREHGIAVVLISHRMPDVFSVADRVVVLRRGEKVADKPIAQSSPEEVTGLITGAIAIA, encoded by the coding sequence ATGGCCATCCTGGAGCTGAACAAGGTGTCGAAACACTTCGGCGCGATCCACGCGCTGAATGACGTGTCGCTGTCGCTGCACGCCGGCGAAGTGGTCGGCCTGATGGGCGACAACGGCGCCGGCAAGTCGACGCTGGTGAAGATCATCGCCGGCAACTTCCCGCCCAGCGCCGGCACGATGGCCATGCTGGGGCGGCCGGTGCACTTCCACAAACCCGCCGAGGCGCGCGCGCAGGGGGTGGAGATCGTCTACCAGGACCTCGCCCTGTGCGACAACCTCAGCGCGGCGGAGAACGTCTTCCTCGGGCGCGAGCCGATGCGCGGCTTCGGCCCCGTGCGCTGGCTCGACTACCGCACGATGTTCGAGCGTGCCGGCGAACTGTTCGCCGAGCTGAAGTCCGAGACGCGGCCGCGCGACCTGGTGCGCCGCATGTCCGGCGGCCAGCGCCAGGCGGTGGCGATCGCCCGCACGCGGCTGTCCGACCCGAAGATCGTGCTGATGGACGAGCCGACGGCGGCGATCAGCGTGCGCCAGGTCGCCGAGGTGCTGGCACTGATCCGCCGGCTGCGCGAACACGGCATCGCGGTGGTGCTGATCAGCCACCGCATGCCCGACGTGTTCTCGGTGGCCGACCGTGTCGTGGTGCTGCGCCGCGGCGAGAAAGTGGCCGACAAGCCCATCGCGCAGAGTTCACCGGAAGAGGTCACCGGCCTGATCACCGGTGCGATTGCCATCGCATGA
- a CDS encoding ABC transporter permease: MNTPNPTGSQAGIADTTLARAIAERSHGSRLAWLAGQQTFWVTLAALLAFAGLTLASDVFATQQNLFNVARNFAFVAIIAIGMTAVIVTGGIDLSVGAVLVLSGMVTGMAMNSGMSIWLAVPLGLAAALAVGAFNGVMIAYVGVPPFVVTLGMLSIARSLAMVLSDNRMVYSFGPDQPALLALGGGFLELVLPFVDPIRIPNPLIFMLVLMVCTSLAFRWSRWGRYLFAIGGNERAATLTGVPVKRVKVGVYMFCALCAGLTGVLEVGWLGTITTGLGQGMELTVIAAAVIGGANLSGGIGSAFGAVVGAALIEVIRNSLTLLGISTFWQGTFVGTFIVIAVLFDRLRSRSANE; encoded by the coding sequence ATGAACACACCGAATCCCACCGGCAGCCAGGCCGGCATCGCCGACACCACGCTGGCCCGTGCCATCGCCGAGCGCTCGCACGGCAGCCGGCTGGCCTGGCTGGCCGGCCAGCAGACCTTCTGGGTGACGCTGGCCGCGCTGCTCGCCTTCGCCGGGCTCACGCTGGCCAGCGACGTGTTCGCCACGCAGCAGAACCTGTTCAACGTGGCGCGCAATTTCGCCTTCGTGGCGATCATCGCCATCGGCATGACGGCGGTGATCGTCACCGGCGGCATCGACCTGTCGGTCGGTGCGGTGCTGGTGCTCTCCGGCATGGTCACCGGCATGGCGATGAACTCCGGCATGTCGATCTGGCTGGCGGTGCCGCTGGGCCTCGCGGCGGCACTGGCGGTGGGCGCGTTCAACGGCGTGATGATCGCCTACGTCGGCGTGCCACCCTTCGTGGTGACGCTGGGCATGCTCTCGATCGCGCGCAGCCTGGCGATGGTGCTGTCCGACAACCGCATGGTCTATTCCTTCGGGCCCGACCAGCCGGCGCTGCTGGCGCTCGGCGGCGGCTTCCTCGAACTGGTGCTGCCCTTCGTCGACCCGATCCGCATTCCCAACCCGCTGATCTTCATGCTCGTGCTGATGGTGTGCACCAGCCTGGCCTTCCGCTGGTCGCGCTGGGGCCGCTACCTGTTCGCCATCGGCGGCAACGAACGCGCCGCCACGCTGACCGGCGTGCCGGTGAAGCGGGTCAAGGTCGGCGTCTACATGTTCTGCGCGTTGTGCGCCGGGCTGACCGGGGTGCTCGAGGTCGGCTGGCTCGGCACCATCACGACCGGGCTCGGGCAGGGCATGGAACTTACCGTCATCGCCGCGGCGGTGATCGGCGGCGCCAACCTCTCCGGCGGCATCGGCTCGGCCTTCGGCGCCGTCGTCGGCGCGGCGCTGATCGAGGTGATCCGCAACAGCCTGACGCTGCTGGGCATCAGTACCTTCTGGCAAGGCACCTTCGTCGGCACCTTCATCGTCATCGCCGTGCTGTTCGACCGGCTGCGTTCGCGCAGCGCCAACGAATGA
- a CDS encoding substrate-binding domain-containing protein, with protein sequence MKTTMWKMTGVALLALAAATPGWAQKKTLAVVVKGLDNPFFTVLGDGCALWNKQNPSSEYTCLYTGPASSADEAGEVQIVEDLINKGVAGIAISPSNAPAMANMLKAKKPKMPIMTIDADLAAADRALRKTYLGTNNYDMGVLMAGHLKQHKPKGGSVCLQLGNVAADNINARAAGFRDTISGKKGIDRLKGEGGWTEIAGCPVFTNDQIDLANQQMADVFTKNPKLDAFILIGGWAQFGPQAYAQVTDQVMPRLKSKELVIIAGDTLPPQLDALKAGRSHGQIGQRPFEMGLRAPAVLIDLINGKQVADPLYTGLDECTASNLGKCPAK encoded by the coding sequence ATGAAGACGACGATGTGGAAGATGACGGGCGTTGCACTGCTGGCTCTCGCGGCAGCTACGCCGGGATGGGCGCAGAAGAAGACGCTGGCGGTGGTGGTCAAGGGGCTGGACAACCCCTTCTTCACCGTGCTGGGCGACGGCTGCGCACTGTGGAACAAGCAGAACCCGAGCTCCGAGTACACCTGCCTCTACACCGGCCCGGCCTCGAGTGCCGACGAGGCCGGCGAGGTGCAGATCGTCGAGGACCTGATCAACAAGGGCGTGGCCGGCATCGCCATCTCGCCGTCCAACGCACCGGCGATGGCCAACATGCTCAAGGCCAAGAAGCCGAAGATGCCGATCATGACGATCGACGCCGATCTCGCCGCCGCCGACCGCGCGCTGCGCAAGACCTACCTGGGCACCAACAACTACGACATGGGCGTGCTGATGGCCGGGCACCTGAAGCAGCACAAGCCCAAGGGCGGCAGCGTCTGCCTGCAGCTGGGCAACGTGGCGGCCGACAACATCAACGCGCGTGCCGCCGGCTTCCGCGACACGATCAGCGGCAAGAAGGGCATCGACCGGCTCAAGGGCGAAGGCGGCTGGACCGAGATCGCCGGCTGCCCGGTGTTCACCAACGACCAGATCGACCTGGCCAACCAGCAGATGGCCGACGTGTTCACCAAGAACCCGAAGCTCGACGCCTTCATCCTGATCGGCGGCTGGGCACAGTTCGGCCCGCAGGCCTATGCGCAGGTGACCGACCAGGTGATGCCGCGCCTGAAGTCCAAGGAGCTGGTGATCATCGCCGGCGACACGCTGCCGCCGCAGCTCGACGCACTGAAGGCCGGCCGCAGCCATGGGCAGATCGGCCAGCGCCCGTTCGAGATGGGGCTGCGCGCGCCGGCGGTGCTGATCGACCTGATCAACGGCAAGCAGGTGGCCGACCCGCTGTACACCGGCCTGGACGAGTGCACGGCCTCCAACCTGGGCAAGTGCCCCGCGAAGTGA
- a CDS encoding carbohydrate ABC transporter permease — protein MAEAALELRDGRWAPAIAAQRKLRIGRVLLYAVLTLFALYYLAPLYVMIATSLKSAEELREASIFALPHAAQLDTWRHAWSEVCISVSCGGMRPYFVNSLVVVVPAVLISTLIGAINGYALAAWRFPGSNLLFGLLLFSCFIPFQAIILPLAQLLGALGLASTGTGLALTYIVYGLGFTTLFFRNFYVTVPRELVRAATIDGAGFFAIFWHIMLPLSLPTIVVTLIWQFTQIWNDFLFAVTLTNGAGQTATVALGNLVKTSQATKRYDVEMAAAIITGLPTLLVFLLAGKYFVRGLTAGAVKG, from the coding sequence ATGGCTGAGGCCGCACTCGAACTGCGCGACGGCCGCTGGGCACCGGCCATCGCCGCGCAGCGAAAGCTGCGCATCGGCCGCGTGCTGCTCTATGCGGTGCTGACGCTGTTCGCGCTGTACTACCTCGCGCCGTTGTACGTGATGATCGCCACCTCGCTGAAGTCGGCCGAGGAACTCCGCGAGGCCTCAATCTTTGCGCTGCCGCACGCCGCGCAGCTCGACACCTGGCGCCATGCCTGGAGCGAGGTCTGCATCAGCGTCAGCTGCGGCGGCATGCGGCCCTACTTCGTCAACTCGCTGGTGGTGGTGGTGCCGGCGGTGCTGATCTCCACGCTGATCGGCGCGATCAACGGCTACGCGCTGGCCGCGTGGCGCTTCCCGGGCTCGAACCTGCTGTTCGGCCTGCTGCTGTTCAGCTGCTTCATCCCCTTCCAGGCGATCATCCTGCCGTTGGCGCAGCTGCTCGGCGCGCTCGGCCTGGCCAGCACGGGGACCGGACTGGCGCTGACCTACATCGTCTACGGCCTGGGCTTCACGACGCTGTTCTTCCGCAACTTCTACGTCACCGTGCCGCGCGAGCTGGTGCGGGCGGCGACGATCGACGGCGCCGGCTTCTTCGCCATCTTCTGGCACATCATGCTGCCGCTGTCGCTGCCGACCATCGTGGTCACGCTGATCTGGCAGTTCACGCAGATCTGGAACGACTTCCTGTTCGCCGTGACGCTGACCAACGGCGCCGGCCAGACGGCCACCGTCGCTCTGGGCAACCTCGTCAAGACCTCGCAGGCCACCAAGCGCTACGACGTCGAGATGGCCGCGGCCATCATCACCGGGCTGCCCACCCTGCTGGTGTTCCTGCTGGCGGGCAAGTACTTCGTGCGCGGGCTGACCGCGGGCGCGGTGAAAGGCTGA
- a CDS encoding aromatic-ring-hydroxylating dioxygenase subunit beta produces the protein MATNLNFEDWLALTQLYADYASAVDSGHWDLWPEFFTDDCIYRLQPRENHERGFPLATLSFTSKGMLKDRVYGIRETLFHDPYYQRHVVGAPVIREAAEGRWRCEANYAVFRTKLSEVSSVFNVGRYLDVVVRTPAGLKFASRECIYDSEMIPNSIIYPI, from the coding sequence ATGGCGACGAACCTGAACTTCGAGGACTGGCTGGCCCTGACGCAGCTCTACGCGGACTACGCCAGCGCCGTCGACTCCGGCCACTGGGACCTCTGGCCCGAGTTCTTCACCGACGACTGCATCTACCGACTGCAGCCGCGCGAGAACCACGAGCGCGGCTTCCCGCTGGCCACGCTCTCGTTCACGAGCAAGGGCATGCTGAAGGACCGCGTCTACGGCATCCGCGAAACCCTGTTCCACGATCCCTACTACCAGCGACACGTGGTCGGCGCGCCGGTGATCCGCGAGGCAGCCGAAGGGCGCTGGCGCTGCGAGGCCAACTATGCGGTGTTCCGCACCAAGCTCTCGGAGGTGTCGAGCGTGTTCAATGTCGGGCGCTACCTGGATGTCGTGGTGCGCACACCGGCCGGCCTGAAGTTCGCATCGCGCGAGTGCATCTACGACTCCGAGATGATCCCCAACTCCATCATCTACCCGATCTGA